In Deinococcus psychrotolerans, a genomic segment contains:
- a CDS encoding site-specific integrase: MQLLKGALAEAVALGHLTRNVAGVARLEKRPAKRVGTSWTQPQARAFLDANEDTPHYLLWKLALQTGARIGELLALQVDDVDVERASLRIERTVTLGAGEKTRRSVGPPKTERSRRTFRLPPDGMATVNAMLERRERLQTEAGPQWHAERWLYPSEVGTLYGYDNARKRWAAALRRVDVPPIRIHDLRVTFISLALRRGVKPEVVARMVGHSSPIITMRVYRQIFEDELDEAGQMVADLV; this comes from the coding sequence TTGCAGCTCCTCAAGGGTGCACTTGCCGAGGCGGTGGCGCTCGGGCACCTGACCCGCAACGTCGCAGGAGTCGCGCGGCTTGAAAAGCGTCCAGCCAAGCGGGTCGGCACCAGTTGGACACAGCCGCAAGCTCGGGCCTTCCTCGACGCAAACGAAGACACGCCGCATTACCTCCTTTGGAAGCTGGCCCTGCAAACCGGAGCCCGAATCGGCGAGCTGCTGGCCCTGCAAGTAGATGACGTTGATGTGGAGCGGGCCAGCTTGCGGATTGAACGCACCGTGACCCTCGGGGCAGGGGAGAAGACGCGCCGGAGCGTCGGCCCGCCCAAAACCGAGCGCAGCCGCCGCACCTTCCGGCTCCCTCCTGACGGTATGGCCACTGTGAACGCCATGCTTGAGCGCCGTGAGCGGCTGCAAACTGAGGCTGGCCCGCAGTGGCACGCCGAACGCTGGCTGTACCCATCTGAAGTGGGGACGCTCTACGGTTACGACAATGCCCGCAAACGTTGGGCCGCCGCCCTGCGCCGAGTAGACGTGCCGCCCATCCGGATTCACGACCTGCGCGTGACCTTTATCTCGTTGGCCCTGCGCCGGGGAGTCAAGCCTGAAGTGGTGGCCCGCATGGTGGGGCACTCCTCACCGATCATCACCATGCGGGTGTACCGGCAGATTTTTGAGGACGAACTGGACGAAGCGGGGCAGATGGTGGCTGATCTCGTGTAG
- a CDS encoding trypsin-like peptidase domain-containing protein, which produces MSIISIRGIFDQLMLTTTKIVAGDGGSGTGFFYFGKNGTTTLPLLISNRHVFVEQNSMEFQFHVVKKIASNDSENVIPSGTAVTLASITIEVTELQEKIIYHPNPNIDLAAYDMSAAYKLIPEDYALLKISLSGDSFVQDDCLDCNTLDQVIMIGYPTGLSDKFNYMPIARSGVAATIPNVDYNGKPIGVVDIAAFPGSSGSPIYIRHPETSKLKLLGVLFAGPQHNADGYVEVEEVPMHLHGIAETNIPIHLGYYVKAREVKALIRHIAVRLGIQTPAGAEAG; this is translated from the coding sequence GTGTCAATAATATCTATAAGAGGCATTTTTGATCAGCTGATGCTAACAACTACAAAAATTGTTGCTGGTGACGGAGGGAGTGGGACAGGGTTCTTCTATTTTGGTAAGAATGGGACAACTACACTTCCGTTGCTCATCAGCAATAGACATGTTTTTGTTGAACAGAATTCGATGGAATTTCAATTTCATGTAGTAAAAAAGATTGCCTCAAACGATTCTGAGAATGTTATTCCATCCGGCACTGCGGTTACATTAGCATCAATCACTATTGAGGTAACCGAACTCCAAGAAAAGATAATTTACCATCCAAATCCTAATATAGATCTGGCAGCATATGATATGAGTGCGGCATACAAATTAATCCCGGAAGACTACGCCTTGCTTAAAATTAGCTTGAGTGGTGACTCGTTCGTCCAAGATGATTGTTTAGATTGCAATACATTAGATCAAGTAATTATGATCGGGTATCCTACTGGTTTATCGGACAAATTCAATTATATGCCTATTGCCAGAAGTGGCGTAGCTGCCACAATCCCCAACGTGGATTATAATGGTAAACCTATTGGCGTCGTGGATATCGCAGCTTTTCCAGGCTCTTCAGGCTCACCAATTTATATCCGTCATCCAGAAACGTCAAAGTTAAAATTACTGGGTGTTCTCTTTGCAGGGCCCCAACACAATGCCGACGGCTACGTTGAAGTGGAAGAAGTTCCAATGCATCTACATGGTATCGCCGAAACCAATATCCCAATCCATCTCGGTTATTACGTCAAGGCTCGGGAAGTGAAAGCACTGATTCGTCATATTGCTGTTCGTTTGGGAATACAGACTCCGGCAGGGGCAGAGGCCGGGTAA
- a CDS encoding minor capsid protein yields the protein MPQTPEARRLIALARKREDAHLQAARGAVLRQFRKVALKAAEAELTRVLALPPGRRRASLPLVLRRIDEAMTATRTPPAELTGLLKRAVRDRVLTSDDLVKLLDSSLKLNDPASLQVKAVDKQRKAMNGYWESEGRRFRDDAARTVREALRLGLTPEKAADLLQAHLGVHRSRAVLIAQDQMLTAASRAGIDRLKALGVKQFQWETQQDSRVRPVHQALQGRVFTWRSAPELPGQAVLCRCWAAPAR from the coding sequence ATGCCCCAAACCCCTGAAGCCCGCCGCCTCATCGCCCTCGCCCGCAAGCGAGAGGACGCCCACCTGCAAGCCGCACGGGGCGCAGTGCTCCGCCAGTTCCGCAAAGTGGCACTCAAGGCCGCTGAAGCTGAGTTGACCCGCGTGCTGGCCTTGCCACCCGGCAGACGCCGCGCAAGCTTGCCGCTGGTGCTGCGCCGCATCGACGAGGCCATGACCGCCACGAGGACGCCGCCCGCTGAACTGACAGGGCTGCTGAAGCGAGCCGTGCGGGACAGGGTACTTACGTCTGACGATCTGGTGAAGCTGCTTGATTCCAGCTTGAAACTGAACGATCCGGCCAGCTTGCAGGTGAAGGCCGTGGACAAGCAGAGAAAAGCCATGAACGGTTACTGGGAATCAGAGGGCAGGCGCTTCAGAGACGACGCCGCTCGGACGGTCAGAGAAGCCCTACGGCTGGGCCTCACACCCGAGAAGGCGGCTGACTTACTGCAAGCCCACCTAGGCGTTCACAGAAGCCGGGCAGTGCTGATTGCCCAGGACCAGATGCTGACGGCTGCGAGTCGCGCGGGCATAGACCGGTTGAAGGCTTTGGGCGTCAAGCAGTTTCAGTGGGAAACCCAGCAGGATTCCAGAGTGCGCCCGGTTCATCAGGCATTGCAGGGGCGGGTGTTCACTTGGCGGAGTGCGCCGGAACTGCCGGGACAGGCGGTGTTGTGTCGGTGCTGGGCAGCGCCTGCTCGATAG